The following coding sequences are from one Solea solea chromosome 11, fSolSol10.1, whole genome shotgun sequence window:
- the csde1 gene encoding cold shock domain-containing protein E1 isoform X6 yields MGSPWKGFVEFTLPASPPTAFVSADLSSTSPVGLSLSPYGRSMSFDPGMLHNNGHTAYANGTGPGIRETGVVEKLLTSYGFIQCSERQDRLFFHCSQFNGNLQELKIGDDVEFEVSSDRRTGKPIAVKLLKIKPEVLPEERISGQVGPDLHAYPFTVLHGYIHPVVSSIPVHLDGKSAPGQVPTGSVCYERNGEVFYLTYSPDDVEGNIHLDTGDKVSFYMETNKHTGAVSARNIQLVKKKQMRCQGVVCATKEAFGFIERADVVKEIFFHYSEFKGDLDALQAGDDVEFTIKDRNGKEVATDVRLLPQGTVIFEDISIEQFEGTVVKVIPKVPTKNQNDPLPGRISAQIGFADKELPFGEKDTKSKVTLLEGDHIQFNISTDRRDKLERATNIDILPDTFDFTKEKREMGVIAAIRDGFGFIKCVDRDARMFFHFSEVLEETQLHISDEVEFTVVPVGPVYKIFTKDMLSAQRNHAVRIKKLPKGSVSFHTQSEQRFMGVVEKEVIGLTNKNASPTKGKEKESEEGVITYEDCGVKLTVSYHSKDLEGGTQPQAGDKVEFSISEVKRTGLQSAVSIRVLNRNASNAKRLHGFVATLKDNFGFIETANHDQEIFFHYSEMCGDLDSLELGDTVEYTLSKGKGNKVSAEKVTKVAAVNCIGEDVSTTVMMGKVIRPLRSVDPSQTEYQGLIEVAEEGGTKGQNYPFGIMGMANKADCLQKGELVKYQVCTVAQTGQKMACNIVPQRRALVECVKDQFGFITYEVGESKKLFFHVKEVQDGLELQTGDEVEFSVVLNQRTGKCSACNVRRVGEGPKQVAVPRPDRLVNRLKSITLDDASAPRLVIVRQPRGPDNSKGFSVERKTRQPGVID; encoded by the exons ATGGGCAGCCCCTGGAAAGGCTTTGTTGAGTTTACCTTGCCTGCGTCACCACCCACCGCGTTTGTTAGCGCTGACCTGAGCAGCACCTCCCCTGTCGGACTCAGCCTGTCGCCATATGGCCGATCT ATGAGTTTTGACCCTGGCATGCTCCATAACAATGGGCACACTGCTTACGCAAATGGCACAGGACCTGGCATTAGAGAGACTGGTGTGGTGGAGAAGCTTCTGACTTCCTATGGGTTCATCCAGTGCTCTGAACGTCAGGATCGTCTCTTCTTCCACTGTTCTCAGTTCAATGGCAACCTGCAGGAGCTTAAAATAGGAG ATGATGTGGAATTTGAGGTATCCTCTGACAGGCGCACTGGCAAGCCCATAGCAGTGAAGCTGCTAAAGATAAAGCCAGAGGTGCTGCCAGAGGAGCGCATCTCGGGCCAGGTGGGGCCAGACCTGCACGCCTATCCCTTTACTGTGCTGCATGGTTATATTCATCCA GTTGTCTCATCAATTCCGGTACACTTGGATGGGAAATCTGCTCCTGGCCAAGTTCCCACTGGTAGTGTTTGCTATGAAAGAAATGGG GAAGTGTTCTACCTTACCTACTCTCCCGATGATGTGGAGGGTAACATCCACCTGGACACGGGTGATAAAGTCAGCTTTTACATGGAGACCAACAAACA TACTGGTGCAGTCAGTGCTCGTAACATTCAGCTTGTGAAGAAAAAGCAAATGAGGTGCCAGGGTGTGGTGTGTGCTACAAAG GAGGCCTTTGGCTTCATTGAGAGGGCCGATGTGGTGAAGGAGATCTTCTTTCACTACAGTGAATTCAAGGGTGATCTGGATGCTCTGCAGGCTGGAGATGATGTTGAGTTCACCATCAAGGATAGAAAT GGTAAAGAAGTAGCCACAGATGTGAGGCTTCTCCCACAAGGAACAGTCATCTTTGAGGATATCAGCATTGAGCAGTTTGAAGGCACAGTTGTCAAGGTCATTCCCAAGGTTCCCACCAAAAACCAG AACGACCCCCTACCAGGTCGCATCAGTGCCCAGATTGGTTTCGCTGACAAGGAACTGCCATTTGGTGAGAAGGACACAAAATCCAAGGTGACGCTTTTGGAGGGTGACCACATACAGTTCAACATCTCCACTGACCGCAGAGACAAACTGGAGAGGGCGACAAACATTGACATCCTCCCCGACACCTTCGACTTCACCAAGGAGAAACGTGAAATG GGGGTGATAGCAGCTATACGCGATGGCTTTGGCTTCATTAAGTGTGTGGATCGGGATGCAAGGATGTTCTTTCACTTCAGTGAAGTGCTTGAGGAGACCCAACTGCACATCTCAGACGAAGTGGAGTTTACTGTTGTGCCTGTAGGTCCTGTTTATAAGATTTTCACAAAA GACATGCTCTCTGCTCAGAGGAACCATGCTGTGCGCATCAAGAAGCTGCCCAAGGGTTCGGTGTCTTTTCATACTCAGTCTGAGCAGCGCTTCATGGGTGTGGTGGAGAAAGAAGTTATTGGGCTCACGAACAAGAATGCCAGTCCCACCAAGGGCAAGGAGAAG GAATCCGAGGAAGGAGTGATTACATATGAAGACTGCGGCGTGAAGCTCACTGTGTCGTACCATTCTAAGGATCTAGAGGGAGGAACTCAACCACAGGCTGGAGACAAG GTGGAGTTCTCGATCAGCGAAGTGAAGCGAACAGGCCTACAAAGTGCAGTCTCCATCAGGGTCCTTAACCGCAATGCCTCCAATGCCAAGAGACTGCATGGATTTGTTGCCACCCTGAAGGACAACTTTGGCTTCATCGAGACGGCAAATCATGACCAAGAAATCTTTTTTCACTACAG TGAAATGTGTGGAGACTTAGATAGCTTGGAGCTGGGTGACACAGTGGAGTACACTCTTTCTAAGGGGAAAGGAAACAAAGTCAGTGCTGAAAAGGTTACTAAAGTGGCTGCAG TGAATTGCATTGGTGAGGATGTCAGTACAACAGTGATGATGGGGAAAGTCATCCGTCCTTTACGCAGTGTAGACCCCTCCCAGACAGAATACCAAGGGCTTATTGAAGTTGCAGAGGAAG GGGGAACAAAAGGCCAGAATTATCCCTTTGGGATCATGGGTATGGCAAACAAGGCCGATTGTCTGCAGAAAGGAGAACTTGTGAAGTACCAGGTCTGTACAGTTGCTCAGACCGGACAGAAGATGGCCTGTAATATCGTCCCTCAACGTAGAGCCTTGGTGGAGTGTGTCAAGGACCAG TTTGGCTTCATCACATATGAAGTTGGTGAGAGCAAGAAATTGTTCTTCCATGTAAAAGAAGTGCAAGATGGCCTGGAGCTTCAAACCGGGGATGAGGTGGAGTTCTCGGTTGTCCTTAATCAACGCACAGGAAAATGTAGTGCCTGCAACGTACGCAGAGTCGG GGAAGGGCCTAAACAAGTGGCGGTGCCTCGCCCTGACCGTCTGGTGAACAGACTGAAGAGCATCACACTTGACGACGCCAGTGCACCTCGCCTGGTAATTGTAAGACAGCCCCGTGGTCCCGACAATTCAAAG GGCTTCAGCGTGGAGCGCAAGACTCGTCAGCCTGGTGTCATCGACTGA
- the csde1 gene encoding cold shock domain-containing protein E1 isoform X4, protein MGSPWKGFVEFTLPASPPTAFVSADLSSTSPVGLSLSPYGRSHIQALSPVSEMERGSSEPPVARNTGSAPSTSSGPIPIPRSSSVSYHPHPGSKKHKRTPLYQRSMSFDPGMLHNNGHTAYANGTGPGIRETGVVEKLLTSYGFIQCSERQDRLFFHCSQFNGNLQELKIGDDVEFEVSSDRRTGKPIAVKLLKIKPEVLPEERISGQVVSSIPVHLDGKSAPGQVPTGSVCYERNGEVFYLTYSPDDVEGNIHLDTGDKVSFYMETNKHTGAVSARNIQLVKKKQMRCQGVVCATKEAFGFIERADVVKEIFFHYSEFKGDLDALQAGDDVEFTIKDRNGKEVATDVRLLPQGTVIFEDISIEQFEGTVVKVIPKVPTKNQNDPLPGRISAQIGFADKELPFGEKDTKSKVTLLEGDHIQFNISTDRRDKLERATNIDILPDTFDFTKEKREMGVIAAIRDGFGFIKCVDRDARMFFHFSEVLEETQLHISDEVEFTVVPDMLSAQRNHAVRIKKLPKGSVSFHTQSEQRFMGVVEKEVIGLTNKNASPTKGKEKESEEGVITYEDCGVKLTVSYHSKDLEGGTQPQAGDKVEFSISEVKRTGLQSAVSIRVLNRNASNAKRLHGFVATLKDNFGFIETANHDQEIFFHYSEMCGDLDSLELGDTVEYTLSKGKGNKVSAEKVTKVAAVNCIGEDVSTTVMMGKVIRPLRSVDPSQTEYQGLIEVAEEGGTKGQNYPFGIMGMANKADCLQKGELVKYQVCTVAQTGQKMACNIVPQRRALVECVKDQFGFITYEVGESKKLFFHVKEVQDGLELQTGDEVEFSVVLNQRTGKCSACNVRRVGEGPKQVAVPRPDRLVNRLKSITLDDASAPRLVIVRQPRGPDNSKGFSVERKTRQPGVID, encoded by the exons ATGGGCAGCCCCTGGAAAGGCTTTGTTGAGTTTACCTTGCCTGCGTCACCACCCACCGCGTTTGTTAGCGCTGACCTGAGCAGCACCTCCCCTGTCGGACTCAGCCTGTCGCCATATGGCCGATCT CATATTCAAGCCCTATCCCCAGTGTCAGAAATGGAAAGAGGCTCCTCTGAACCTCCAGTGGCTCGCAACACTGGCTCTGCCCCATCTACTTCCTCTGGTCCCATACCTATCCCccgctcctcctctgtctcttacCATCCCCATCCAGGAAGTAAAAAGCACAAGCGGACTCCCTTGTATCAGAGATCT ATGAGTTTTGACCCTGGCATGCTCCATAACAATGGGCACACTGCTTACGCAAATGGCACAGGACCTGGCATTAGAGAGACTGGTGTGGTGGAGAAGCTTCTGACTTCCTATGGGTTCATCCAGTGCTCTGAACGTCAGGATCGTCTCTTCTTCCACTGTTCTCAGTTCAATGGCAACCTGCAGGAGCTTAAAATAGGAG ATGATGTGGAATTTGAGGTATCCTCTGACAGGCGCACTGGCAAGCCCATAGCAGTGAAGCTGCTAAAGATAAAGCCAGAGGTGCTGCCAGAGGAGCGCATCTCGGGCCAG GTTGTCTCATCAATTCCGGTACACTTGGATGGGAAATCTGCTCCTGGCCAAGTTCCCACTGGTAGTGTTTGCTATGAAAGAAATGGG GAAGTGTTCTACCTTACCTACTCTCCCGATGATGTGGAGGGTAACATCCACCTGGACACGGGTGATAAAGTCAGCTTTTACATGGAGACCAACAAACA TACTGGTGCAGTCAGTGCTCGTAACATTCAGCTTGTGAAGAAAAAGCAAATGAGGTGCCAGGGTGTGGTGTGTGCTACAAAG GAGGCCTTTGGCTTCATTGAGAGGGCCGATGTGGTGAAGGAGATCTTCTTTCACTACAGTGAATTCAAGGGTGATCTGGATGCTCTGCAGGCTGGAGATGATGTTGAGTTCACCATCAAGGATAGAAAT GGTAAAGAAGTAGCCACAGATGTGAGGCTTCTCCCACAAGGAACAGTCATCTTTGAGGATATCAGCATTGAGCAGTTTGAAGGCACAGTTGTCAAGGTCATTCCCAAGGTTCCCACCAAAAACCAG AACGACCCCCTACCAGGTCGCATCAGTGCCCAGATTGGTTTCGCTGACAAGGAACTGCCATTTGGTGAGAAGGACACAAAATCCAAGGTGACGCTTTTGGAGGGTGACCACATACAGTTCAACATCTCCACTGACCGCAGAGACAAACTGGAGAGGGCGACAAACATTGACATCCTCCCCGACACCTTCGACTTCACCAAGGAGAAACGTGAAATG GGGGTGATAGCAGCTATACGCGATGGCTTTGGCTTCATTAAGTGTGTGGATCGGGATGCAAGGATGTTCTTTCACTTCAGTGAAGTGCTTGAGGAGACCCAACTGCACATCTCAGACGAAGTGGAGTTTACTGTTGTGCCT GACATGCTCTCTGCTCAGAGGAACCATGCTGTGCGCATCAAGAAGCTGCCCAAGGGTTCGGTGTCTTTTCATACTCAGTCTGAGCAGCGCTTCATGGGTGTGGTGGAGAAAGAAGTTATTGGGCTCACGAACAAGAATGCCAGTCCCACCAAGGGCAAGGAGAAG GAATCCGAGGAAGGAGTGATTACATATGAAGACTGCGGCGTGAAGCTCACTGTGTCGTACCATTCTAAGGATCTAGAGGGAGGAACTCAACCACAGGCTGGAGACAAG GTGGAGTTCTCGATCAGCGAAGTGAAGCGAACAGGCCTACAAAGTGCAGTCTCCATCAGGGTCCTTAACCGCAATGCCTCCAATGCCAAGAGACTGCATGGATTTGTTGCCACCCTGAAGGACAACTTTGGCTTCATCGAGACGGCAAATCATGACCAAGAAATCTTTTTTCACTACAG TGAAATGTGTGGAGACTTAGATAGCTTGGAGCTGGGTGACACAGTGGAGTACACTCTTTCTAAGGGGAAAGGAAACAAAGTCAGTGCTGAAAAGGTTACTAAAGTGGCTGCAG TGAATTGCATTGGTGAGGATGTCAGTACAACAGTGATGATGGGGAAAGTCATCCGTCCTTTACGCAGTGTAGACCCCTCCCAGACAGAATACCAAGGGCTTATTGAAGTTGCAGAGGAAG GGGGAACAAAAGGCCAGAATTATCCCTTTGGGATCATGGGTATGGCAAACAAGGCCGATTGTCTGCAGAAAGGAGAACTTGTGAAGTACCAGGTCTGTACAGTTGCTCAGACCGGACAGAAGATGGCCTGTAATATCGTCCCTCAACGTAGAGCCTTGGTGGAGTGTGTCAAGGACCAG TTTGGCTTCATCACATATGAAGTTGGTGAGAGCAAGAAATTGTTCTTCCATGTAAAAGAAGTGCAAGATGGCCTGGAGCTTCAAACCGGGGATGAGGTGGAGTTCTCGGTTGTCCTTAATCAACGCACAGGAAAATGTAGTGCCTGCAACGTACGCAGAGTCGG GGAAGGGCCTAAACAAGTGGCGGTGCCTCGCCCTGACCGTCTGGTGAACAGACTGAAGAGCATCACACTTGACGACGCCAGTGCACCTCGCCTGGTAATTGTAAGACAGCCCCGTGGTCCCGACAATTCAAAG GGCTTCAGCGTGGAGCGCAAGACTCGTCAGCCTGGTGTCATCGACTGA
- the csde1 gene encoding cold shock domain-containing protein E1 isoform X5 translates to MERGSSEPPVARNTGSAPSTSSGPIPIPRSSSVSYHPHPGSKKHKRTPLYQRSMSFDPGMLHNNGHTAYANGTGPGIRETGVVEKLLTSYGFIQCSERQDRLFFHCSQFNGNLQELKIGDDVEFEVSSDRRTGKPIAVKLLKIKPEVLPEERISGQVGPDLHAYPFTVLHGYIHPVVSSIPVHLDGKSAPGQVPTGSVCYERNGEVFYLTYSPDDVEGNIHLDTGDKVSFYMETNKHTGAVSARNIQLVKKKQMRCQGVVCATKEAFGFIERADVVKEIFFHYSEFKGDLDALQAGDDVEFTIKDRNGKEVATDVRLLPQGTVIFEDISIEQFEGTVVKVIPKVPTKNQNDPLPGRISAQIGFADKELPFGEKDTKSKVTLLEGDHIQFNISTDRRDKLERATNIDILPDTFDFTKEKREMGVIAAIRDGFGFIKCVDRDARMFFHFSEVLEETQLHISDEVEFTVVPVGPVYKIFTKDMLSAQRNHAVRIKKLPKGSVSFHTQSEQRFMGVVEKEVIGLTNKNASPTKGKEKESEEGVITYEDCGVKLTVSYHSKDLEGGTQPQAGDKVEFSISEVKRTGLQSAVSIRVLNRNASNAKRLHGFVATLKDNFGFIETANHDQEIFFHYSEMCGDLDSLELGDTVEYTLSKGKGNKVSAEKVTKVAAVNCIGEDVSTTVMMGKVIRPLRSVDPSQTEYQGLIEVAEEGGTKGQNYPFGIMGMANKADCLQKGELVKYQVCTVAQTGQKMACNIVPQRRALVECVKDQFGFITYEVGESKKLFFHVKEVQDGLELQTGDEVEFSVVLNQRTGKCSACNVRRVGEGPKQVAVPRPDRLVNRLKSITLDDASAPRLVIVRQPRGPDNSKGFSVERKTRQPGVID, encoded by the exons ATGGAAAGAGGCTCCTCTGAACCTCCAGTGGCTCGCAACACTGGCTCTGCCCCATCTACTTCCTCTGGTCCCATACCTATCCCccgctcctcctctgtctcttacCATCCCCATCCAGGAAGTAAAAAGCACAAGCGGACTCCCTTGTATCAGAGATCT ATGAGTTTTGACCCTGGCATGCTCCATAACAATGGGCACACTGCTTACGCAAATGGCACAGGACCTGGCATTAGAGAGACTGGTGTGGTGGAGAAGCTTCTGACTTCCTATGGGTTCATCCAGTGCTCTGAACGTCAGGATCGTCTCTTCTTCCACTGTTCTCAGTTCAATGGCAACCTGCAGGAGCTTAAAATAGGAG ATGATGTGGAATTTGAGGTATCCTCTGACAGGCGCACTGGCAAGCCCATAGCAGTGAAGCTGCTAAAGATAAAGCCAGAGGTGCTGCCAGAGGAGCGCATCTCGGGCCAGGTGGGGCCAGACCTGCACGCCTATCCCTTTACTGTGCTGCATGGTTATATTCATCCA GTTGTCTCATCAATTCCGGTACACTTGGATGGGAAATCTGCTCCTGGCCAAGTTCCCACTGGTAGTGTTTGCTATGAAAGAAATGGG GAAGTGTTCTACCTTACCTACTCTCCCGATGATGTGGAGGGTAACATCCACCTGGACACGGGTGATAAAGTCAGCTTTTACATGGAGACCAACAAACA TACTGGTGCAGTCAGTGCTCGTAACATTCAGCTTGTGAAGAAAAAGCAAATGAGGTGCCAGGGTGTGGTGTGTGCTACAAAG GAGGCCTTTGGCTTCATTGAGAGGGCCGATGTGGTGAAGGAGATCTTCTTTCACTACAGTGAATTCAAGGGTGATCTGGATGCTCTGCAGGCTGGAGATGATGTTGAGTTCACCATCAAGGATAGAAAT GGTAAAGAAGTAGCCACAGATGTGAGGCTTCTCCCACAAGGAACAGTCATCTTTGAGGATATCAGCATTGAGCAGTTTGAAGGCACAGTTGTCAAGGTCATTCCCAAGGTTCCCACCAAAAACCAG AACGACCCCCTACCAGGTCGCATCAGTGCCCAGATTGGTTTCGCTGACAAGGAACTGCCATTTGGTGAGAAGGACACAAAATCCAAGGTGACGCTTTTGGAGGGTGACCACATACAGTTCAACATCTCCACTGACCGCAGAGACAAACTGGAGAGGGCGACAAACATTGACATCCTCCCCGACACCTTCGACTTCACCAAGGAGAAACGTGAAATG GGGGTGATAGCAGCTATACGCGATGGCTTTGGCTTCATTAAGTGTGTGGATCGGGATGCAAGGATGTTCTTTCACTTCAGTGAAGTGCTTGAGGAGACCCAACTGCACATCTCAGACGAAGTGGAGTTTACTGTTGTGCCTGTAGGTCCTGTTTATAAGATTTTCACAAAA GACATGCTCTCTGCTCAGAGGAACCATGCTGTGCGCATCAAGAAGCTGCCCAAGGGTTCGGTGTCTTTTCATACTCAGTCTGAGCAGCGCTTCATGGGTGTGGTGGAGAAAGAAGTTATTGGGCTCACGAACAAGAATGCCAGTCCCACCAAGGGCAAGGAGAAG GAATCCGAGGAAGGAGTGATTACATATGAAGACTGCGGCGTGAAGCTCACTGTGTCGTACCATTCTAAGGATCTAGAGGGAGGAACTCAACCACAGGCTGGAGACAAG GTGGAGTTCTCGATCAGCGAAGTGAAGCGAACAGGCCTACAAAGTGCAGTCTCCATCAGGGTCCTTAACCGCAATGCCTCCAATGCCAAGAGACTGCATGGATTTGTTGCCACCCTGAAGGACAACTTTGGCTTCATCGAGACGGCAAATCATGACCAAGAAATCTTTTTTCACTACAG TGAAATGTGTGGAGACTTAGATAGCTTGGAGCTGGGTGACACAGTGGAGTACACTCTTTCTAAGGGGAAAGGAAACAAAGTCAGTGCTGAAAAGGTTACTAAAGTGGCTGCAG TGAATTGCATTGGTGAGGATGTCAGTACAACAGTGATGATGGGGAAAGTCATCCGTCCTTTACGCAGTGTAGACCCCTCCCAGACAGAATACCAAGGGCTTATTGAAGTTGCAGAGGAAG GGGGAACAAAAGGCCAGAATTATCCCTTTGGGATCATGGGTATGGCAAACAAGGCCGATTGTCTGCAGAAAGGAGAACTTGTGAAGTACCAGGTCTGTACAGTTGCTCAGACCGGACAGAAGATGGCCTGTAATATCGTCCCTCAACGTAGAGCCTTGGTGGAGTGTGTCAAGGACCAG TTTGGCTTCATCACATATGAAGTTGGTGAGAGCAAGAAATTGTTCTTCCATGTAAAAGAAGTGCAAGATGGCCTGGAGCTTCAAACCGGGGATGAGGTGGAGTTCTCGGTTGTCCTTAATCAACGCACAGGAAAATGTAGTGCCTGCAACGTACGCAGAGTCGG GGAAGGGCCTAAACAAGTGGCGGTGCCTCGCCCTGACCGTCTGGTGAACAGACTGAAGAGCATCACACTTGACGACGCCAGTGCACCTCGCCTGGTAATTGTAAGACAGCCCCGTGGTCCCGACAATTCAAAG GGCTTCAGCGTGGAGCGCAAGACTCGTCAGCCTGGTGTCATCGACTGA
- the csde1 gene encoding cold shock domain-containing protein E1 isoform X2: MGSPWKGFVEFTLPASPPTAFVSADLSSTSPVGLSLSPYGRSHIQALSPVSEMERGSSEPPVARNTGSAPSTSSGPIPIPRSSSVSYHPHPGSKKHKRTPLYQRSMSFDPGMLHNNGHTAYANGTGPGIRETGVVEKLLTSYGFIQCSERQDRLFFHCSQFNGNLQELKIGDDVEFEVSSDRRTGKPIAVKLLKIKPEVLPEERISGQVGPDLHAYPFTVLHGYIHPVVSSIPVHLDGKSAPGQVPTGSVCYERNGEVFYLTYSPDDVEGNIHLDTGDKVSFYMETNKHTGAVSARNIQLVKKKQMRCQGVVCATKEAFGFIERADVVKEIFFHYSEFKGDLDALQAGDDVEFTIKDRNGKEVATDVRLLPQGTVIFEDISIEQFEGTVVKVIPKVPTKNQNDPLPGRISAQIGFADKELPFGEKDTKSKVTLLEGDHIQFNISTDRRDKLERATNIDILPDTFDFTKEKREMGVIAAIRDGFGFIKCVDRDARMFFHFSEVLEETQLHISDEVEFTVVPDMLSAQRNHAVRIKKLPKGSVSFHTQSEQRFMGVVEKEVIGLTNKNASPTKGKEKESEEGVITYEDCGVKLTVSYHSKDLEGGTQPQAGDKVEFSISEVKRTGLQSAVSIRVLNRNASNAKRLHGFVATLKDNFGFIETANHDQEIFFHYSEMCGDLDSLELGDTVEYTLSKGKGNKVSAEKVTKVAAVNCIGEDVSTTVMMGKVIRPLRSVDPSQTEYQGLIEVAEEGGTKGQNYPFGIMGMANKADCLQKGELVKYQVCTVAQTGQKMACNIVPQRRALVECVKDQFGFITYEVGESKKLFFHVKEVQDGLELQTGDEVEFSVVLNQRTGKCSACNVRRVGEGPKQVAVPRPDRLVNRLKSITLDDASAPRLVIVRQPRGPDNSKGFSVERKTRQPGVID; this comes from the exons ATGGGCAGCCCCTGGAAAGGCTTTGTTGAGTTTACCTTGCCTGCGTCACCACCCACCGCGTTTGTTAGCGCTGACCTGAGCAGCACCTCCCCTGTCGGACTCAGCCTGTCGCCATATGGCCGATCT CATATTCAAGCCCTATCCCCAGTGTCAGAAATGGAAAGAGGCTCCTCTGAACCTCCAGTGGCTCGCAACACTGGCTCTGCCCCATCTACTTCCTCTGGTCCCATACCTATCCCccgctcctcctctgtctcttacCATCCCCATCCAGGAAGTAAAAAGCACAAGCGGACTCCCTTGTATCAGAGATCT ATGAGTTTTGACCCTGGCATGCTCCATAACAATGGGCACACTGCTTACGCAAATGGCACAGGACCTGGCATTAGAGAGACTGGTGTGGTGGAGAAGCTTCTGACTTCCTATGGGTTCATCCAGTGCTCTGAACGTCAGGATCGTCTCTTCTTCCACTGTTCTCAGTTCAATGGCAACCTGCAGGAGCTTAAAATAGGAG ATGATGTGGAATTTGAGGTATCCTCTGACAGGCGCACTGGCAAGCCCATAGCAGTGAAGCTGCTAAAGATAAAGCCAGAGGTGCTGCCAGAGGAGCGCATCTCGGGCCAGGTGGGGCCAGACCTGCACGCCTATCCCTTTACTGTGCTGCATGGTTATATTCATCCA GTTGTCTCATCAATTCCGGTACACTTGGATGGGAAATCTGCTCCTGGCCAAGTTCCCACTGGTAGTGTTTGCTATGAAAGAAATGGG GAAGTGTTCTACCTTACCTACTCTCCCGATGATGTGGAGGGTAACATCCACCTGGACACGGGTGATAAAGTCAGCTTTTACATGGAGACCAACAAACA TACTGGTGCAGTCAGTGCTCGTAACATTCAGCTTGTGAAGAAAAAGCAAATGAGGTGCCAGGGTGTGGTGTGTGCTACAAAG GAGGCCTTTGGCTTCATTGAGAGGGCCGATGTGGTGAAGGAGATCTTCTTTCACTACAGTGAATTCAAGGGTGATCTGGATGCTCTGCAGGCTGGAGATGATGTTGAGTTCACCATCAAGGATAGAAAT GGTAAAGAAGTAGCCACAGATGTGAGGCTTCTCCCACAAGGAACAGTCATCTTTGAGGATATCAGCATTGAGCAGTTTGAAGGCACAGTTGTCAAGGTCATTCCCAAGGTTCCCACCAAAAACCAG AACGACCCCCTACCAGGTCGCATCAGTGCCCAGATTGGTTTCGCTGACAAGGAACTGCCATTTGGTGAGAAGGACACAAAATCCAAGGTGACGCTTTTGGAGGGTGACCACATACAGTTCAACATCTCCACTGACCGCAGAGACAAACTGGAGAGGGCGACAAACATTGACATCCTCCCCGACACCTTCGACTTCACCAAGGAGAAACGTGAAATG GGGGTGATAGCAGCTATACGCGATGGCTTTGGCTTCATTAAGTGTGTGGATCGGGATGCAAGGATGTTCTTTCACTTCAGTGAAGTGCTTGAGGAGACCCAACTGCACATCTCAGACGAAGTGGAGTTTACTGTTGTGCCT GACATGCTCTCTGCTCAGAGGAACCATGCTGTGCGCATCAAGAAGCTGCCCAAGGGTTCGGTGTCTTTTCATACTCAGTCTGAGCAGCGCTTCATGGGTGTGGTGGAGAAAGAAGTTATTGGGCTCACGAACAAGAATGCCAGTCCCACCAAGGGCAAGGAGAAG GAATCCGAGGAAGGAGTGATTACATATGAAGACTGCGGCGTGAAGCTCACTGTGTCGTACCATTCTAAGGATCTAGAGGGAGGAACTCAACCACAGGCTGGAGACAAG GTGGAGTTCTCGATCAGCGAAGTGAAGCGAACAGGCCTACAAAGTGCAGTCTCCATCAGGGTCCTTAACCGCAATGCCTCCAATGCCAAGAGACTGCATGGATTTGTTGCCACCCTGAAGGACAACTTTGGCTTCATCGAGACGGCAAATCATGACCAAGAAATCTTTTTTCACTACAG TGAAATGTGTGGAGACTTAGATAGCTTGGAGCTGGGTGACACAGTGGAGTACACTCTTTCTAAGGGGAAAGGAAACAAAGTCAGTGCTGAAAAGGTTACTAAAGTGGCTGCAG TGAATTGCATTGGTGAGGATGTCAGTACAACAGTGATGATGGGGAAAGTCATCCGTCCTTTACGCAGTGTAGACCCCTCCCAGACAGAATACCAAGGGCTTATTGAAGTTGCAGAGGAAG GGGGAACAAAAGGCCAGAATTATCCCTTTGGGATCATGGGTATGGCAAACAAGGCCGATTGTCTGCAGAAAGGAGAACTTGTGAAGTACCAGGTCTGTACAGTTGCTCAGACCGGACAGAAGATGGCCTGTAATATCGTCCCTCAACGTAGAGCCTTGGTGGAGTGTGTCAAGGACCAG TTTGGCTTCATCACATATGAAGTTGGTGAGAGCAAGAAATTGTTCTTCCATGTAAAAGAAGTGCAAGATGGCCTGGAGCTTCAAACCGGGGATGAGGTGGAGTTCTCGGTTGTCCTTAATCAACGCACAGGAAAATGTAGTGCCTGCAACGTACGCAGAGTCGG GGAAGGGCCTAAACAAGTGGCGGTGCCTCGCCCTGACCGTCTGGTGAACAGACTGAAGAGCATCACACTTGACGACGCCAGTGCACCTCGCCTGGTAATTGTAAGACAGCCCCGTGGTCCCGACAATTCAAAG GGCTTCAGCGTGGAGCGCAAGACTCGTCAGCCTGGTGTCATCGACTGA